In Paenibacillus sonchi, the genomic stretch GAGGTGGACGGCCAGCTGCTGCTGCACAAAGTAGAGTCTCTGTCCTCCGGTCTGGTAAAGATCGGCAGTGACGGAAGTGTAGTTCAGGTTGTCAAGTAAGGTGCCAATATAGACTATAACGATATAGACCATACTTCCGCCGGAGGTGCTTACGATGAAAAATATGTGTGTGGCCCATCGCGGCTTCTCCGGAAAAGCTCCGGAGAACACGCTTGCTGCCGTACGGATGGCGATAGCGCTGCCGTTTGTGCGCTGGATGGAAATTGATGTTCAGCTCACGAAGGACGGCGTACCGGTAGTGATTCATGATTTTTCACTGGACCGCACCACCAACGGGCATGGCAAGGTCAAAAATATGGATTACGAGCATGTCCGGCGTTTGGATGCGGGGAGCTGGAAAGGGCGTGCTTTTCGCGGGGAACGCGTGCCGTCGCTGAAGGAAGTGCTGGAGCTGGCCTCCGGCCGGCTGCGGCTGAACATTGAGCTTAAGACCAGCGGTGATATGTATCCGGGGCTGGAGCAGGCGGTCATTGATCTCGTGAATGCACACGGCATGCGCGACGAGGTGGTTCTGACCTCATTCGATGCCGGCGCGCTGCAGCGGATCAAGGAGCTGGACCCCCGCTTCCGAACGGGGTTGATCTACGACTCCAGATCCGGTGATCCCGCGCGGAAGCTGAAGGAGCTGGACTGCTCCTTTTTATCGATCAGCTTTGACCGGTTGAATCCCGGTCTGGCGAAGCTGCTTGCTGAGCGGGGCATACGGGTAATGGCCTGGACGGTAAACAAGGCGAAGGAAATGCGCCGTCTGGCCGCCATGCATTCGGAGATCATGATCTGCACGAACCGCCCCGACATCTGGGGCGACACGTTTCTGGAGGCCTAGCTTTAAGCATACAATTGACGGGAAAGAGAGCTGAAGAATGAATGGGCGCTGATGTTAACAATATCTACTGTGTTGGACGAAACTATAAGCAGCATGCAGAGGAGCTGGGCAACAAGGTGCCGGTGGAGCCTCTGATCTTTCTGAAGCCTTCCCATGCGGCGGTCCCCCTCGACAAGGCGATCATTCAGCTTCCCAAGGATGCCGGTCTGATTCACTACGAAGGTGAGATTGTGCTAAGGATTGCCCGGGATTATGTCCCCGGCATGAGTGTGCAGGAGCTGGTGGATGTAATGGCCCTCGGCCTGGATTTCACCTTGCGCGACATCCATAACGATCTGCAAAAGAAAGGGCTGCCCTGGACGCCCGCCAAAGGCTTCAAGAACGCTGCCCCGCTGACTCCCTACATTGCGTTTCCGGAGACCGAAGAACTGGAAGCGACCGATTACACTGTACGCAAAAATGGTGTGGAGGTGCAGCGCGGTAACGTCAAGAACATGATTTTTTCGCTGCAAAAAATCGTGGAGTTCATTGCCGCCCGTTATGGGCTGGGCAAGGATGATCTTATCTTTACCGGTACTCCGGCAGGCGTAGGGCCGGTAGCTTCCGGCGATTCGTTCGAGCTGTTCTGGGGCGAGACTCTGCTGGGCACCTGCCTGATCGGTTAACACATGCCGACAGGACTTGATGTGCTGCAATGGGGGATCGGCTTCGGCGGGGCCTTGCTGGTAGCAGGAGCCGCTTATTACAAGCAGTCCCTAAGCTTCTCCGGGATGCTGGCGGCGATTGCGATGGGAACCATTTATTTCGGAGCAGGAAATGCCTTCTGGTTCGGCATTTTGCTGCTGTTCTTCATCTCGTCCAGCCTGCTCTCGAAGCTTCATCATGAGAATAAGGCGGAGCTGGAAGCCGCCTATGACAAAACAGGCCGCCGGGATGCCGGGCAGGTGTTCGCCAATGGCGGGCTGGGCATGGTGCTGGTGCTCCTGAACGCCATCTATCCCTTGGAGCTTTGGGGATATTTGTTCATCGGCGTCATGGCTACCGTGACCTCCGACACCTGGGCGACAGAGATTGGCACCCTCGCCAAAAAGCCGCCCCGCTCTGTGCTGACGGGACGGATTCTCCCGCCCGGCACGTCCGGCGGCGTCTCGCTGCCGGGCACCCTGGCCGCCGCAGCAGGCGGCGCCCTGATCGGCCTTGCCTCCTGGCTGCTGCGCGCAGCCTCCGGCATGCCGGAGCATTCCGTCCTGCTGCTTACGCTGGCAGGACTTGTCGGGGCCTCGTCGGCGCCTTTGCCGACTCGGTGCTGGGGGCTACGGTGCAGCGCATGAACCGCTGCACCGTATGCGGCCGCGAGGTGGAGGCCTCGCGGCATTGCGGCCAGCCCACGGTATATGCCCGGGGCTGGCGCTGGATGAACAACGATGCTGTGAATGCCGCCAGCTCTATACTGGGCGGGCTCGCCGCCCTGCTGATTGGCGGGCTGTGATGCAGGGCAACCGTATACCCGCAATATTGAAGGAGGTGAGCCGGTGAGCAGCGCATCCATTCATAAACATACAGCCATTCTGGATGCCGCTTACGAGCTCTTCGGTTCAGGCGGCTTCTACGAAACGAAGATTTCGGAAGTAGCGGAACGTGCAGGCATTGCCAAAGGCACGGTGTATTTGTATTTCAAAAATAAAGAGGAGTTGTTCATGGCCGTCACCCGGCGGGACTGTGAAGGATTCCTTCAGCAGCTGGAAGCCAAGCTCCAGGCATGCAGCAGCCTGACCGGGAAGCTGTCGGTTATTGCCGGGCATCATCTGTTTTATTATTATGAGCGTAAGCAGCATACCAAGCTTTTTTCGGGCGCCGAACAACAACCCTGAGCTGGTCGCCTACATGGCGCTTTTCATGGAAGAATATGTGAAAGCTGTAGTGATGGTGCTGCTGGAAGGCGGGGCGTCCGAGCCGGAGCTGATGGCCCAGTCATACATTGGCATGCTGGACCGGCTAAAAATGGATATTCTGTTTGACCCCTTCTTCACGGAGGAGGAGGCGCACAAACGGGCGAAGTTTGCCGCCAGCCTCTTCATCGGAGGGGCCGTCAGCAACATGAACGGATCACTTGGAGATTGGCCGGCAGAGCAATAAGGAACACAGGGCCGGTTACAAATATAAGGCAAGCGAGGACAGAGCATGAATATTATGACCGTGGAACATCTTTCCAAGAGCTATGGGGAAAAAACACTATTCCGGGATGCGTCGTTTGGTATGGATGACAGGGACAAGATTGGCGTTATCGGTGTGAATGGTACGGGGAAATCCACCTTTTTGAAGATTATTGCCGGCCTGGATACACCGGATGACGGACAAATTGCCATCGGAAATGCGGTGCGGGTGCAGTATCTGGCACAAAATCCGCCGTATGAGCCGGACAACACCGTACTGCAGCAGGTTTTCGCTGGAGATGAGCCGGAGCTGGCTGCCATGCGGGAGTATATGGAGACACTGGCTCTTCTGGAGAGCCGTCCGGGCGACTCCGCCCTTGAGCGCCGGCTGGTGCAGATTGGACAAGCTATTGATGCGGCCGGGACATGGCAGCTGGAAAGTGAAGCCAAAACCGTCCTGACGAAGCTGGGCATTACGCAGTTTGATGCACGGATGGAGTCGCTGTCCGGCGGACAGCGCAAGCGTGTGGCTCTGGCGGCGGCGCTGATTACACCTTCTGAGCTGCTGATCCTGGACGAGCCGACGAACCATATCGATACGGACTCCGTGGCCTGGCTGGAGCAATACCTGCAGAAGCGGCGCGGGGCGCTGCTGATGGTAACCCATGACCGCTACTTCCTGGAACGGGTAGCCAGCGTCATGCTGGAGCTGGATGGCGGGCAATTGTACCGTTATGAAGCCAACTACTCGCGGTTCCTGGAGCTGAAGGCTGAGCGTGAGGAGCGTGAAGCGTCGGAGGAGCAGAAACGCAAAAATCTGCTGCGCACCGAGCTGGCCTGGATCCGCCGTGGAGCCAAGGCCCGTTCCACGAAGCAGAAGGCCAGAATCGACCGTTTCGAGAAGCTGAAGGACAGCCAGGGTCCCGCATCGGCGGGAGCGCTGGATATTTCCGTGGCTTCGACACGCCTCGGCCGCAAAATCATCGAAATGAAGGACCTGACCAAATCGCTCGATGGACGCACGCTGATTAAGGATTTGACCTATATTGCGGTGCCGCAGGACCGGGTAGGGATTGTGGGGCCGAACGGCAGCGGCAAATCGACCCTGCTGAATCTGATTGCCGGGAAGCTTCAGCCGGACCGCGGAGAGGTGGAGCTGGGGGCTACCGTCAAGCTGGGTTATTTCACCCAGGAGCATCAGGATATGGACGACAGCTTGCGGGTTATAGAGTACGTGAAGGAAGAGGCGGAAATCATCCGCACAGCGGACGGCAGCGTCATTACAGCCGGACAGATGCTGGAGCGGTTTTTGTTCCCGCCGGCCATGCAATGGACGCCGATCGCCAAGCTCTCCGGCGGAGAAAAGAGACGTCTTTATCTGCTGCGCGTCTTGATGGGCGCTCCCAATGTGCTGCTGCTGGACGAGCCAACCAATGATCTGGACATCGGGACCCTTGCCGTACTGGAAGATTATCTGGACGAGTTCCCCGGTGTGGTGTTCACGGTATCCCATGACCGGTTTTTCCTGGACCGCACGGTTGATAAGCTGATCGCCTTTGAGAATGGCAGCATCCGGCTGCATGTCGGAAACTATAGTGAGTATGAGGAATGGATGGCGAACAATATCCCGGCACGCGGTGGCGATACCCTCAAAGAAGCGGGAACGGGAAAAAACAGCTCCGCACCGGAACAGGGGCAGACAGTGCCAGCCGCGCCGCCTGCGAGAGAAAAGCTGAAGTTCACCTTCAAGGAACAGCGTGAATATGAGGGGATCGACGAGGCGATCGAGCAGGCAGAGCAGCATCTGGCGGACATCAGCTTGCAGATGGAAGCAGCCTTTGCAGACTCCGGGAAACTTCAGGAGCTGGTAGAGAAGCAGCGGCAGGGTGAAGCCGAGCTGGAACGGCTGATGGAACGCTGGACATATCTGAACGAGCTTGCGGAGAAGATCGCCGGAAAAGCGTAGCACGTTTGCATGTATAACTGCGGTTATTCAGTCAAGGCTTGCATGTATAACTGCGGTTCCCGGCGGTGTACCCGCATCATGCCAGACGCAGCGAGGAGGCAGATGAGTATGGCACATTCGATTGAAACAGCGGTGGCCCTTCGCAACGCCGGGAAGGCTGAAGAGGCAAGAGAGCTGCTCCTTGCCCTGCTGAGCGGGGATGAAGAGAATGCCGGACTGCTGTATCAGCTGGCCTGGACCCATGACGTGCTTGGCCTGGAACGGGAAGCGGTCCCCTTCTACGAGCGGAGCCTGTCGCTTGGCCTGCCCCCAGAACAGCGGATGGGCGCACTCCTGGGACTTGGCAGCACCTTCAGAACGCTGGGCGAATATGCCCGGTCCAAGGAAGTGCTTGAGCAGGGGGTGCGGGAATTCCCGCGACAGAAGGAATTTCAAGCTTTTCTGGCCATGACCCTGCACAACCTGGGCGAGCATAGTGAGGCAATGAAGCTGCTGCTGACCCTGCTCGCGGAGACTTCGTCCGACGAAGGGATCGGCAGTT encodes the following:
- a CDS encoding fumarylacetoacetate hydrolase family protein, whose translation is MGADVNNIYCVGRNYKQHAEELGNKVPVEPLIFLKPSHAAVPLDKAIIQLPKDAGLIHYEGEIVLRIARDYVPGMSVQELVDVMALGLDFTLRDIHNDLQKKGLPWTPAKGFKNAAPLTPYIAFPETEELEATDYTVRKNGVEVQRGNVKNMIFSLQKIVEFIAARYGLGKDDLIFTGTPAGVGPVASGDSFELFWGETLLGTCLIG
- a CDS encoding glycerophosphodiester phosphodiesterase produces the protein MKNMCVAHRGFSGKAPENTLAAVRMAIALPFVRWMEIDVQLTKDGVPVVIHDFSLDRTTNGHGKVKNMDYEHVRRLDAGSWKGRAFRGERVPSLKEVLELASGRLRLNIELKTSGDMYPGLEQAVIDLVNAHGMRDEVVLTSFDAGALQRIKELDPRFRTGLIYDSRSGDPARKLKELDCSFLSISFDRLNPGLAKLLAERGIRVMAWTVNKAKEMRRLAAMHSEIMICTNRPDIWGDTFLEA
- a CDS encoding tetratricopeptide repeat protein, yielding MAHSIETAVALRNAGKAEEARELLLALLSGDEENAGLLYQLAWTHDVLGLEREAVPFYERSLSLGLPPEQRMGALLGLGSTFRTLGEYARSKEVLEQGVREFPRQKEFQAFLAMTLHNLGEHSEAMKLLLTLLAETSSDEGIGSYRKAILYYSDKLEQVWE
- a CDS encoding ABC-F family ATP-binding cassette domain-containing protein; the protein is MNIMTVEHLSKSYGEKTLFRDASFGMDDRDKIGVIGVNGTGKSTFLKIIAGLDTPDDGQIAIGNAVRVQYLAQNPPYEPDNTVLQQVFAGDEPELAAMREYMETLALLESRPGDSALERRLVQIGQAIDAAGTWQLESEAKTVLTKLGITQFDARMESLSGGQRKRVALAAALITPSELLILDEPTNHIDTDSVAWLEQYLQKRRGALLMVTHDRYFLERVASVMLELDGGQLYRYEANYSRFLELKAEREEREASEEQKRKNLLRTELAWIRRGAKARSTKQKARIDRFEKLKDSQGPASAGALDISVASTRLGRKIIEMKDLTKSLDGRTLIKDLTYIAVPQDRVGIVGPNGSGKSTLLNLIAGKLQPDRGEVELGATVKLGYFTQEHQDMDDSLRVIEYVKEEAEIIRTADGSVITAGQMLERFLFPPAMQWTPIAKLSGGEKRRLYLLRVLMGAPNVLLLDEPTNDLDIGTLAVLEDYLDEFPGVVFTVSHDRFFLDRTVDKLIAFENGSIRLHVGNYSEYEEWMANNIPARGGDTLKEAGTGKNSSAPEQGQTVPAAPPAREKLKFTFKEQREYEGIDEAIEQAEQHLADISLQMEAAFADSGKLQELVEKQRQGEAELERLMERWTYLNELAEKIAGKA
- a CDS encoding TetR/AcrR family transcriptional regulator; this translates as MSSASIHKHTAILDAAYELFGSGGFYETKISEVAERAGIAKGTVYLYFKNKEELFMAVTRRDCEGFLQQLEAKLQACSSLTGKLSVIAGHHLFYYYERKQHTKLFSGAEQQP